Proteins encoded together in one Propionispora hippei DSM 15287 window:
- the recF gene encoding DNA replication/repair protein RecF (All proteins in this family for which functions are known are DNA-binding proteins that assist the filamentation of RecA onto DNA for the initiation of recombination or recombinational repair.): protein MRINHLTLHNFRNYADLSLAFSHNINIFLGNNAQGKTNILEAIYIGAMGRSYRTYSDQELIRWKHSLGRIQLNFSRLDVQNDLAFRFSQGETKKSNKEITYNGYTIKVKELIGALNVVLFAPEDLTLIKGQPVARRQFIDVEISQASPSYYSQLLTYNRIVTQRNHLLKKIRDNRLNAAMLEPWDEQLIKAAAGITVKRKEAIKKLAMLANLMHRRITASKENLSVAYFMAGMAENEQVADKDLPVWYREQLLKLRQQDIYRGSTGIGPHRDDLVFTVNEGIQLKSFGSQGQQRTAVLALKLAELEFIKSETGEYPVLLLDDVMSELDAERREQLLFFIKDKIQTFVTATDQNYFPEKKMGHYYYVQNGKVME, encoded by the coding sequence ATGAGAATCAATCACCTAACGCTGCATAATTTCAGAAATTATGCGGATTTGTCGCTTGCTTTTTCCCATAATATCAATATATTCCTGGGCAATAACGCCCAGGGAAAGACCAATATTCTGGAAGCTATTTATATTGGGGCCATGGGACGGTCTTACCGTACCTATTCGGATCAGGAACTTATTCGCTGGAAGCATTCATTAGGACGTATCCAGCTTAATTTTTCGCGTTTGGATGTCCAAAATGACTTGGCTTTTCGATTTTCCCAGGGCGAGACTAAAAAAAGTAATAAAGAAATTACTTATAATGGATATACTATAAAGGTTAAAGAGCTGATTGGCGCGTTGAATGTTGTGCTGTTTGCACCGGAGGATCTGACTCTGATTAAAGGACAGCCGGTAGCCCGGCGCCAGTTTATTGATGTGGAAATTTCCCAGGCCAGTCCTTCCTACTATAGCCAACTCTTAACTTACAACCGGATTGTTACGCAGCGTAATCATCTGTTAAAAAAGATTAGAGATAACCGGTTAAATGCCGCTATGCTGGAGCCTTGGGATGAGCAGCTCATCAAGGCTGCCGCCGGCATTACCGTTAAGCGGAAGGAAGCTATAAAAAAGCTGGCCATGCTGGCCAATTTAATGCACCGCCGGATTACCGCGAGTAAGGAAAACCTGTCTGTTGCTTATTTTATGGCCGGGATGGCGGAAAATGAGCAGGTGGCGGATAAAGATCTCCCGGTCTGGTACCGGGAGCAATTGCTGAAGCTGCGTCAGCAGGATATCTACCGGGGCAGCACCGGTATCGGACCGCATCGGGACGATCTGGTATTCACGGTCAATGAGGGAATTCAGTTGAAATCTTTTGGTTCCCAGGGACAGCAGCGGACGGCCGTATTGGCGTTGAAGCTGGCGGAACTGGAATTTATCAAATCAGAGACCGGTGAATATCCGGTATTGCTCCTGGACGATGTCATGAGTGAACTGGATGCCGAACGGCGAGAACAACTACTTTTCTTTATTAAAGATAAAATTCAGACCTTTGTTACGGCGACCGATCAGAATTATTTTCCCGAAAAGAAAATGGGACATTATTATTATGTGCAGAACGGCAAGGTCATGGAGTGA
- a CDS encoding RNA-binding S4 domain-containing protein: protein MEEVFIDTQLIQLDQLLKWIGVVESGGQVKLLLSDGLIELNGQVVSERRKKIYPGDTVTVKGIGTWKVAVE, encoded by the coding sequence ATGGAAGAAGTATTTATTGACACCCAATTGATTCAGTTGGACCAGCTATTAAAATGGATTGGTGTGGTAGAAAGCGGCGGTCAGGTCAAGCTGCTGCTTAGCGACGGGCTGATTGAACTGAACGGACAGGTTGTTTCTGAGCGAAGAAAGAAAATTTATCCCGGTGATACGGTTACTGTCAAAGGGATTGGAACCTGGAAAGTAGCCGTTGAATAA
- the dnaN gene encoding DNA polymerase III subunit beta, which produces MKISCSKELLTHAVQTVQKAVASKSTLPILTGIYLSALDGKLELQATDYEIGICCKIDAQIDEPGTIVLSGRYLQELVRKLPGETIHILSLPAEKTIQITSNSAQFNLLLMPAEEFPVINKLEGETSFLIKDNVFRELIKKTVFSCATDEARPIFTGALLEINRFNAKMVATNTHRLALKEDNLENSEKEVKIIIPSKILTELARLLVSEHPLDVVVSCHKNQVSFSFDNVYIKSRVIEGQFPDYNRVIPDSFATQVTLPTDNFLDAVERVSLLARDGEYNVIKLSFENDMVVINSNNPDVGKACETVPAVIAGNGLEIAFNAKYVTDIMKNINSEKITFSFNTPLSPACIKPVDDEHYTYIITPVRTS; this is translated from the coding sequence ATGAAAATATCCTGCTCCAAAGAATTGCTTACCCATGCTGTGCAAACTGTGCAAAAAGCGGTAGCCAGCAAATCTACGCTGCCTATCTTGACAGGAATTTACCTATCGGCACTCGATGGAAAGCTGGAATTACAGGCTACAGACTATGAAATCGGCATTTGTTGTAAAATAGACGCCCAAATTGATGAACCGGGAACAATTGTGCTATCCGGCCGTTACCTACAAGAGCTTGTCCGGAAACTTCCCGGCGAAACCATTCATATTTTATCCCTGCCGGCAGAGAAAACCATACAAATTACTTCCAACTCAGCTCAGTTTAATCTTCTATTGATGCCCGCCGAAGAATTTCCGGTTATCAACAAGCTGGAGGGAGAAACCAGTTTTCTTATTAAGGACAATGTATTCCGGGAACTGATCAAAAAAACGGTTTTTTCCTGTGCCACCGACGAGGCTCGGCCGATCTTTACCGGAGCACTCTTGGAAATCAATCGGTTTAATGCTAAAATGGTAGCTACTAATACTCATCGGTTAGCATTAAAAGAGGACAATTTAGAAAATTCTGAAAAAGAGGTTAAAATAATCATACCTTCCAAGATATTAACTGAACTGGCTCGTCTGCTGGTATCGGAGCATCCCTTGGATGTGGTGGTTTCTTGCCATAAGAATCAGGTTTCTTTCTCTTTTGATAATGTTTACATAAAATCGAGAGTCATTGAAGGGCAATTCCCTGATTATAATCGGGTTATTCCCGATAGCTTCGCCACGCAGGTAACGCTGCCGACCGATAATTTTCTTGACGCCGTAGAGCGGGTATCTTTACTGGCCAGAGACGGGGAATATAATGTCATTAAGCTGTCATTTGAAAATGATATGGTTGTTATCAACTCCAATAATCCCGATGTCGGCAAGGCTTGCGAGACTGTACCGGCCGTAATTGCCGGCAACGGGCTGGAAATTGCGTTTAACGCAAAATATGTAACGGATATTATGAAGAATATCAACAGTGAAAAAATTACTTTTTCTTTTAACACTCCCTTGAGTCCGGCTTGCATTAAACCGGTGGATGACGAGCACTATACCTATATTATTACTCCAGTGAGAACAAGTTAA
- the dnaA gene encoding chromosomal replication initiator protein DnaA — MDKVQLTALWEQVLKKLEGEIIKPLFDTWIKDAILLSLTADTLEIGTPRQIMKEWLETKYMPQIENAVHQILGKPMNIKITNLNLDDEHIAAPVQPIPSGISRSIAGQSPAETYSTPGSANNASHEIAATRTSELQETLPLESIQLPPPMIKPPAISLPDDSLVVLNPKYVFETFVIGNSNRFAHAASLAVAEAPAQVYNPFFIYGGVGLGKTHLMHAIGHRILQSYPGIKVVYISSEKFTNELINSIRDGKPESFRQKYRNIDVLLVDDIQFLSKKEHTQEEFFHTFNTLHEANKQIIISSDRPPREIQTLEDRLRSRFEWGLITDIQPPDLETRIAILRKKAMLENLNIPNDVMVYIASRIDNNIRELEGALIRVMAYASLTNQTIDINLATEALKDIFPNGRPKQITMELIQEIVSSYFKIKIDELLAKKRTRNVAYPRQIAMYLCRELTDTSLPRIGEMFGGRDHTTVIHAHDKIARERNEDTKLSNTLKELIKRIESV, encoded by the coding sequence ATGGACAAAGTACAATTAACGGCACTTTGGGAACAAGTATTAAAAAAACTGGAAGGTGAAATCATCAAACCCCTGTTTGATACTTGGATTAAGGATGCGATTCTTCTTTCTCTTACCGCTGATACCTTGGAAATAGGAACTCCCCGGCAAATTATGAAGGAATGGCTGGAAACTAAATACATGCCGCAAATTGAAAATGCCGTCCATCAGATCCTGGGAAAACCTATGAATATAAAAATAACCAATCTTAATTTAGATGATGAACATATTGCCGCACCAGTACAGCCTATTCCGTCCGGCATCTCCCGCTCTATTGCCGGTCAGTCACCGGCCGAAACATATTCCACGCCGGGCTCTGCCAATAACGCCAGCCATGAAATAGCTGCGACACGAACATCAGAGCTGCAGGAAACACTGCCACTTGAGTCTATCCAACTGCCGCCGCCGATGATCAAGCCACCGGCTATTTCATTGCCGGACGATTCCCTAGTCGTATTAAATCCTAAATATGTATTTGAAACCTTCGTTATCGGTAATTCCAACCGTTTTGCCCATGCCGCATCACTGGCCGTGGCCGAAGCACCGGCCCAGGTCTATAATCCTTTCTTTATTTACGGCGGGGTCGGACTTGGCAAGACTCACCTGATGCACGCCATAGGCCACCGAATCCTGCAAAGTTACCCCGGTATCAAGGTTGTCTACATTTCCAGCGAAAAGTTTACCAATGAATTAATCAATTCTATCCGGGACGGCAAACCGGAAAGTTTTCGCCAAAAATACCGTAATATTGATGTACTCCTGGTCGACGATATTCAGTTTTTATCGAAAAAAGAACATACTCAGGAAGAATTTTTCCATACTTTCAATACCTTGCATGAGGCCAATAAGCAAATTATTATTTCCAGCGACCGGCCACCTCGTGAAATACAAACGCTGGAAGACCGGTTACGTTCCCGCTTTGAATGGGGACTGATTACCGATATCCAACCACCTGACTTAGAAACAAGAATCGCCATTTTACGTAAAAAAGCCATGCTGGAAAATCTGAATATTCCCAATGATGTCATGGTCTACATTGCCAGCCGTATCGACAACAACATTCGCGAACTGGAAGGCGCTCTGATCAGAGTGATGGCCTACGCCTCCCTAACCAACCAAACCATCGACATCAATCTGGCAACTGAGGCTTTAAAAGACATATTCCCCAACGGACGCCCCAAACAAATCACCATGGAGCTTATTCAGGAAATTGTTTCCTCCTATTTTAAAATAAAGATAGACGAGCTATTGGCCAAAAAGCGTACCCGCAATGTGGCCTATCCTCGCCAAATAGCCATGTATCTGTGCCGGGAACTGACCGATACCTCTTTGCCGCGTATCGGTGAAATGTTTGGCGGCCGTGACCACACTACTGTTATTCACGCCCATGACAAAATTGCCCGTGAGCGGAATGAGGACACCAAGCTAAGCAATACGTTAAAGGAACTGATCAAACGTATCGAAAGTGTCTAG
- the rpmH gene encoding 50S ribosomal protein L34 produces the protein MKRTYQPNTLWKKRTHGFRERMSTQGGRIVLKRRRARGRKKLSA, from the coding sequence ATGAAACGTACTTACCAACCTAATACACTATGGAAAAAAAGAACGCATGGTTTTCGTGAGCGTATGAGCACACAAGGTGGCCGTATTGTTCTGAAAAGAAGACGTGCTAGAGGTAGAAAGAAATTATCCGCATAG